A genomic stretch from Antarcticibacterium flavum includes:
- the tsaE gene encoding tRNA (adenosine(37)-N6)-threonylcarbamoyltransferase complex ATPase subunit type 1 TsaE, producing the protein MSLTYELSEIDSIAVQLLSKVKSKTLLFYGNMGAGKTTLIKALVKALGAPDLASSPTFSLVNEYQTAEGRIFHFDFYRIEDEAEALDMGIEDYLNTDSWKLIEWPQKIESLLDDDMQKLEIGVLDNGARKLKFC; encoded by the coding sequence ATGAGCTTAACCTACGAGCTGTCAGAAATTGATAGTATAGCTGTGCAATTACTTTCCAAAGTAAAAAGCAAAACGCTATTATTTTACGGGAACATGGGGGCAGGAAAAACCACCCTCATAAAGGCGCTTGTTAAAGCGCTTGGTGCGCCAGACCTGGCCTCCAGCCCTACCTTCTCGCTGGTTAACGAATATCAAACTGCTGAAGGACGAATCTTCCATTTCGATTTTTACCGAATAGAAGATGAGGCCGAAGCCCTGGACATGGGGATTGAGGATTACCTCAATACCGATTCCTGGAAACTGATTGAATGGCCACAAAAAATTGAAAGTTTACTTGACGATGACATGCAAAAACTGGAGATTGGGGTTCTTGACAACGGCGCCAGAAAGTTAAAGTTTTGTTAA
- a CDS encoding alanine dehydrogenase, whose translation MASQTSPFTKEQLIPQEEKLEVYKNKGQLFIGIPKETSYQEKRICLTPDAVAAITAHGHRIMIESEAGKYARFSDKDFSNAGAEITKDTKKVFSCPTILKMEPPSLEELEMINPQTTIISALQLKTQCKEYFQKLATKRITALGFEFIRDDDGSYPAVRALSEIAGTASVLIASEIMSNNAEGNGLMFGNISGVPPIEVVILGAGTVGEFAARSAVGLGASVKVFDSSLTRLRQIQTNLGQTLYTSTLQPKTLTKALKRCDLVIGAVRGKNRSPVIVTDAMVQGMKKGAVVIDVSIDMGGCIETSEVTSHDKPIFTKHDVIHYCVPNIPSRYARTSSISISNIFTPYLLHIAEEGGIENTLRFDRGLRNGLYFYHGILTNKSIADWFDLSYRDINLLIF comes from the coding sequence ATGGCCAGCCAAACCTCACCATTTACCAAAGAACAGCTTATTCCCCAGGAAGAGAAACTGGAAGTTTACAAAAATAAGGGTCAGTTATTCATTGGTATCCCTAAAGAAACCTCTTACCAGGAGAAACGTATTTGCCTTACGCCTGATGCTGTTGCGGCAATCACTGCACACGGCCACAGGATCATGATAGAATCTGAAGCGGGAAAATACGCCAGGTTCAGCGATAAAGATTTTTCCAATGCGGGTGCAGAGATCACAAAGGATACAAAAAAAGTATTCTCCTGTCCTACTATCCTTAAAATGGAACCACCTTCCCTGGAAGAGCTGGAAATGATAAATCCTCAAACCACAATTATCTCTGCACTTCAGTTAAAGACCCAGTGCAAAGAATATTTTCAAAAACTTGCTACAAAAAGGATCACAGCATTGGGGTTTGAATTTATAAGGGATGATGATGGCAGTTATCCTGCCGTACGTGCTTTAAGTGAGATCGCAGGAACAGCCTCGGTGCTTATAGCCTCAGAAATTATGAGCAATAATGCTGAGGGTAACGGACTTATGTTTGGAAATATAAGCGGGGTACCTCCTATTGAGGTGGTGATCCTTGGTGCAGGAACGGTGGGCGAATTTGCAGCTCGAAGTGCTGTTGGGCTGGGCGCAAGCGTCAAGGTATTTGACAGCTCCCTTACCAGGTTACGCCAAATCCAGACCAACCTTGGTCAGACCCTGTATACCTCTACCCTGCAACCAAAAACCCTTACCAAAGCCTTAAAGAGATGTGATCTTGTAATAGGGGCCGTTCGCGGTAAAAACCGCTCTCCTGTAATTGTTACAGATGCAATGGTACAGGGAATGAAAAAAGGTGCAGTGGTCATAGATGTAAGTATAGATATGGGAGGCTGCATTGAAACAAGCGAAGTCACCTCTCATGATAAACCTATTTTCACAAAACACGATGTGATTCATTATTGTGTCCCGAATATCCCTTCCAGATACGCCAGGACCTCATCAATTTCAATTAGTAACATCTTCACTCCTTATCTGTTACACATTGCTGAAGAGGGTGGGATAGAAAACACCCTAAGATTTGACAGAGGTTTGCGAAATGGTTTGTACTTTTACCACGGAATTTTAACCAACAAATCTATAGCAGACTGGTTTGATCTTTCTTACCGGGATATCAACCTTTTGATCTTTTAA
- a CDS encoding DUF4258 domain-containing protein, with protein MKIIHRFAYFSVGLFFGIVILIFFLGGKRTSCDYSPTARVLKNIRIKDRIFTDEALQFFAVQNIDTSGVSSILKNGKVDFGKSKTDNDPCNIYFVSGEFQEKVLELQIENCETTATIQKAELLD; from the coding sequence ATGAAAATAATTCATCGTTTCGCTTACTTTTCAGTCGGACTTTTTTTTGGAATAGTAATTCTTATATTCTTCCTGGGAGGAAAAAGAACCTCCTGTGATTATTCACCCACAGCCCGGGTACTTAAAAATATTAGAATCAAGGACCGGATTTTTACTGATGAAGCCCTCCAGTTTTTCGCTGTACAAAATATTGACACAAGTGGGGTTTCCTCCATATTAAAAAATGGAAAAGTAGATTTTGGAAAAAGTAAAACAGATAATGATCCCTGTAATATCTACTTTGTATCAGGGGAATTCCAGGAAAAGGTGCTGGAGTTACAAATCGAGAATTGCGAAACCACCGCGACTATTCAAAAGGCAGAGCTCCTCGATTAA
- the bcp gene encoding thioredoxin-dependent thiol peroxidase: protein MTTLKEGDKAPDFSVPDQDGNTRNLSDYKGKKLVLFFYPKASTPGCTAEACNLRDNWEHFQKKGYEILGVSADSQKKQQNFRDKYELPYPLLADEDKEVIHAYGVWGPKKFMGKEYDGIHRTTFVIDEEGKIEDVIGKVKTKEHASQIL from the coding sequence ATGACAACATTAAAAGAAGGAGATAAAGCTCCAGATTTCTCTGTCCCCGACCAGGATGGGAATACAAGAAATTTAAGCGACTATAAAGGGAAGAAACTGGTACTGTTTTTCTATCCCAAGGCCAGCACCCCGGGTTGTACGGCAGAAGCCTGTAACCTGCGAGATAACTGGGAGCATTTTCAGAAAAAAGGCTATGAGATCCTTGGCGTGAGTGCCGATTCTCAAAAAAAGCAACAGAACTTTAGGGATAAATATGAGCTGCCATACCCTTTACTTGCCGATGAGGATAAGGAAGTGATCCACGCTTATGGAGTTTGGGGCCCAAAGAAATTTATGGGAAAAGAATACGACGGGATCCACAGGACCACTTTTGTAATTGATGAAGAAGGGAAGATCGAAGATGTTATTGGAAAAGTAAAGACCAAGGAGCACGCCTCCCAGATACTTTAA
- a CDS encoding endonuclease III domain-containing protein, whose product MTKKEKVQFVIDTLKEIYPQVPIPLDHKDPYTLLIAVLLSAQSTDLKVNQITPILFNIADNPYDMIKLSVDEIRDIIKPVGLSPMKAKGIYGLSHILIDKYEGRVPADFEALESLPAVGHKTASVVMAQAFNVPAFPVDTHIHRLMYRWNFSNGKNVVQTEKDAKRLFPKDLWNILHLQIIWYGRQYSPARGWDLEKDIITKTIGRKSVIKEYYSKKK is encoded by the coding sequence ATGACCAAGAAGGAAAAGGTACAGTTTGTTATTGATACCTTAAAAGAAATATATCCGCAGGTTCCTATCCCGTTAGACCATAAAGATCCCTACACGCTGCTTATTGCAGTATTACTTTCAGCCCAGAGTACAGATCTTAAGGTAAACCAGATCACTCCCATACTTTTTAATATTGCCGATAATCCATATGATATGATCAAACTTTCAGTAGACGAGATAAGGGATATCATTAAACCGGTAGGCCTGTCACCAATGAAAGCCAAGGGGATCTACGGCCTTTCTCACATCTTAATTGACAAATACGAGGGAAGGGTCCCTGCCGATTTTGAAGCCCTGGAATCCCTCCCTGCAGTGGGCCATAAAACCGCAAGTGTCGTGATGGCCCAGGCTTTTAATGTACCCGCTTTTCCCGTAGATACTCATATACACCGGTTAATGTATCGCTGGAATTTTAGCAATGGCAAAAACGTGGTGCAGACAGAAAAAGATGCAAAACGGTTATTTCCGAAAGACCTTTGGAATATTTTACATTTACAGATAATCTGGTATGGAAGGCAATACTCTCCTGCCCGCGGCTGGGACCTGGAAAAAGATATTATTACCAAAACTATTGGGAGAAAAAGTGTAATAAAAGAATATTACAGCAAGAAGAAATAA
- a CDS encoding RNA polymerase sigma factor: MENTSATDAALVRSYLQGNENSLSTLITRHQHRIYSFIYSKVFDKDIAEDVFQDTFIKVINTLKRGKYNEEGKFLPWVMRIAHNLIIDHFRKNKRMPMFENKGDFNIFSVLCDSELNVEKQLIKDQIECDVQELIKELPADQLEVLTMRIYKDMSFKEISERTGVSINTALGRMRYALINLRKIIEKHNLILTN; this comes from the coding sequence ATGGAAAATACCAGTGCAACAGATGCTGCTTTAGTACGTTCGTACCTTCAGGGGAATGAGAATTCACTTTCAACCCTTATTACCAGACACCAACACCGCATTTATAGCTTTATTTATTCCAAGGTCTTTGATAAAGATATTGCGGAAGATGTATTTCAGGATACTTTTATTAAAGTGATCAATACCCTTAAGCGTGGTAAATATAATGAAGAAGGGAAATTCCTTCCCTGGGTGATGAGAATTGCTCATAACCTTATCATTGACCATTTCAGAAAGAACAAAAGGATGCCAATGTTTGAAAACAAAGGGGATTTTAATATCTTTTCTGTTCTATGCGATAGCGAGCTTAATGTAGAGAAGCAGCTTATCAAGGATCAAATCGAATGCGACGTACAGGAATTGATCAAAGAATTGCCTGCAGACCAGCTCGAAGTATTGACCATGCGTATATATAAAGATATGAGCTTCAAGGAAATATCAGAGCGCACCGGGGTGAGTATTAACACTGCCCTTGGACGAATGAGATATGCCTTAATAAATCTTCGTAAAATAATCGAAAAGCATAACTTAATTTTAACAAACTAA
- the uvrA gene encoding excinuclease ABC subunit UvrA: MAVDIAGVDPRKNIVIKGAKLHNLKNINVVIPRNKLVVITGLSGSGKSSLAFDTLYAEGQRRYVESLSSYARQFLGRLNKPKVDYIKGIAPAIAIEQKVNSTNPRSTVGTSTEIYDYLKLLFARIGRTYSPVSGNEVKKDTVTDVVNYIKSFEQGEKLLLLSEIHIEEGRTLAEKLKVLLQQGYSRIKVKDKVVRIDETDLDPLKEGEVWLVVDRIVTKDEEDFYNRLADATQAAFFEGKGELFIERLSTGDLRQFSNKFELDGINFLEPNVHLFSFNNPYGACPKCEGYGDVIGIDEDLVIPNTGLSIYENAIFPWRGESMSWYRDQLVNNSHKFKFPIHKPYFELTDAQKELVWTGNQYFEGLNSFFEFLESKAYKIQNRVMLSRYRGKTKCTLCKGKRLRPEANYVKIGGTTITDLVEKPIDKVRAFFQDLELNEYDAQIAKRLLAEINNRLEFLSNVGLNYLTLNRKSNTLSGGESQRINLATSLGSSLVGSMYILDEPSIGLHPRDTERLIGVLKKLRDLGNTVIVVEHDEDIMKAADEIIDIGPEAGTHGGNVVATGTFKEILQQDSLTAQYLNNQMRIEVPAKRRSWKQEVTVIGARENNLKNIDVTFPLGVFTAVTGVSGSGKSTLIKKILYPALQKETGGYGEKAGQFTRLEGNFKNTTSIEFVDQNPIGRSSRSNPVTYIKAYDDIRNLFANQKLSDIRGFQPKHFSFNVEGGRCETCKGEGEVTIEMQFMADVHLECEVCNGKRFKKEVLEVTFAEKNIDDVLNLTIDDAIEFFKANGEKKITKKLKPLQDVGLGYVQLGQSSSTLSGGEAQRIKLASFLVKGITKEKALFIFDEPTTGLHFHDIQKLLKSFNALIEKGHSIIVIEHNMDLVKCADYVIDLGMEGGETGGYLISAGTPEEVAKNKRSYTAPYLQEKL; the protein is encoded by the coding sequence ATGGCTGTAGATATTGCGGGGGTAGATCCCAGGAAAAATATTGTAATTAAAGGCGCAAAACTTCATAATCTCAAGAATATTAATGTTGTAATCCCGCGGAATAAACTCGTGGTTATAACTGGTCTTTCGGGATCTGGAAAATCCAGTTTGGCGTTTGATACTCTGTATGCTGAAGGACAACGCCGTTATGTAGAAAGCCTTTCCTCTTACGCCCGTCAATTTTTGGGAAGACTCAATAAGCCCAAGGTGGATTATATAAAAGGAATAGCTCCAGCCATAGCCATTGAACAAAAGGTGAATTCCACCAATCCCCGTTCGACCGTTGGTACTTCTACCGAAATTTACGATTATCTAAAATTGCTATTTGCAAGGATTGGCAGGACCTACTCCCCTGTTTCTGGTAATGAGGTTAAAAAAGATACAGTTACAGATGTTGTGAATTACATCAAATCTTTTGAGCAGGGGGAAAAGCTCCTGTTACTTTCAGAAATTCATATTGAAGAAGGCCGTACCCTGGCCGAAAAATTAAAAGTCCTTCTCCAGCAGGGCTATAGCAGGATCAAGGTGAAAGATAAAGTGGTTAGAATAGATGAAACAGATCTTGATCCCTTAAAAGAAGGTGAAGTATGGCTGGTAGTAGACAGGATCGTAACAAAGGACGAGGAAGATTTTTATAACCGGCTGGCAGATGCCACCCAGGCCGCATTTTTTGAAGGTAAGGGCGAACTTTTTATAGAGCGCCTATCAACCGGTGACCTAAGGCAGTTCAGCAATAAATTTGAACTTGATGGAATTAACTTTCTGGAGCCGAATGTACATCTCTTCAGCTTTAATAATCCTTACGGGGCATGTCCTAAATGTGAAGGTTACGGCGATGTCATAGGAATTGACGAGGACCTCGTAATACCCAATACCGGTTTGTCCATTTACGAAAATGCAATTTTTCCCTGGCGCGGTGAGAGTATGAGCTGGTACAGGGATCAACTGGTAAATAACTCGCATAAATTCAAATTCCCAATTCATAAACCATATTTTGAATTGACCGATGCCCAGAAGGAGCTTGTGTGGACCGGTAATCAATATTTTGAAGGACTTAATAGTTTCTTTGAATTCCTTGAATCAAAAGCATATAAGATCCAAAACAGGGTTATGCTTTCAAGGTACAGGGGAAAGACAAAATGTACTTTATGCAAAGGAAAACGATTACGCCCGGAAGCTAACTATGTAAAAATTGGAGGCACCACCATTACCGACCTGGTTGAAAAACCCATAGATAAGGTGAGGGCTTTTTTCCAAGATCTGGAGCTGAATGAATACGATGCCCAGATCGCGAAAAGATTACTGGCCGAGATCAATAATCGACTGGAATTCCTTTCCAATGTGGGATTAAATTACCTTACCCTTAATCGAAAATCAAATACACTTTCCGGTGGGGAATCCCAAAGGATTAACCTTGCCACTTCTTTGGGAAGCAGCCTAGTTGGTTCTATGTACATATTGGACGAACCTTCCATTGGGCTCCACCCAAGGGATACAGAACGGCTCATTGGAGTGCTTAAAAAACTAAGGGACCTTGGTAATACGGTGATTGTTGTTGAACATGATGAGGATATTATGAAGGCGGCAGATGAGATCATAGACATAGGCCCGGAGGCAGGTACCCACGGGGGAAATGTAGTAGCAACAGGAACCTTTAAGGAGATCCTGCAGCAAGATTCCCTTACAGCTCAATATCTTAATAACCAAATGCGCATTGAAGTTCCTGCAAAGAGGAGAAGCTGGAAACAGGAGGTAACGGTAATTGGAGCCAGGGAAAACAATCTCAAAAATATTGATGTGACTTTCCCTCTTGGAGTGTTTACAGCTGTAACGGGAGTTTCCGGTAGTGGTAAAAGTACGCTTATCAAAAAGATACTCTACCCGGCTTTGCAAAAAGAAACAGGTGGCTATGGTGAAAAAGCAGGACAATTTACCCGTTTGGAAGGAAATTTTAAAAACACTACTTCCATAGAGTTTGTGGATCAAAATCCAATTGGAAGGTCCTCCAGATCCAATCCTGTAACCTATATCAAAGCCTATGATGATATAAGGAATTTGTTTGCCAATCAAAAACTATCAGATATCCGCGGGTTTCAGCCAAAGCATTTTTCTTTCAATGTGGAGGGGGGCCGCTGTGAAACCTGTAAGGGAGAAGGAGAAGTAACCATTGAGATGCAATTCATGGCAGATGTTCACCTGGAGTGTGAGGTTTGTAACGGTAAACGATTCAAAAAGGAGGTGCTGGAAGTTACTTTTGCTGAAAAGAATATAGATGATGTGCTTAATCTTACTATAGATGATGCAATTGAGTTCTTCAAGGCCAATGGGGAAAAGAAGATCACCAAAAAACTGAAACCGCTACAGGATGTAGGATTAGGTTATGTTCAATTAGGACAAAGCTCCTCTACCCTCTCGGGCGGGGAAGCACAACGAATCAAACTTGCTTCTTTCCTTGTCAAGGGGATCACGAAAGAGAAAGCCCTGTTCATATTTGATGAACCTACAACAGGCTTACATTTCCATGATATTCAAAAGCTGCTTAAATCTTTTAATGCATTGATAGAAAAAGGCCATTCTATAATAGTTATTGAACATAACATGGACCTGGTGAAGTGTGCAGACTATGTAATTGACCTGGGAATGGAAGGTGGAGAGACGGGAGGTTACCTTATTTCTGCAGGAACTCCAGAAGAAGTAGCGAAAAACAAAAGATCTTATACCGCACCTTACCTTCAGGAAAAATTATAA
- a CDS encoding oligosaccharide flippase family protein gives MGIIINQSFKNMVTTYFGFGIGAVNTLFLFTYFLEKEYYGLISFLLSAANLIWPLMAFGVHNTLVKFYSSYKTRETRDKFLTLILVLPLMVSLLLGLLGFFSYSLLLDYFSGGNELVQPYVWLIFVIAVATAYFEVFFAWSKVNYHSVFGNFMKEVFHRICITVLLFLVFLEVLSVEYFVYAMAGVFLLRAGAMQIYAFSLYKPKFNFSLPYNIASILKYSALILIAGSVAMILLDLDKVMIEHYLPIGEVAVYGIAVYIATVISVPQKAMHQITHPLTANLLNEKDREGLDDLYKRSSLSLLVVSALIFILIIVNLNMLYELIPEEYQMSTMIVLLISLVKLYDNMLGNNNSILFNSDYYRLVLVVGVFLAILAFVFNLIFIPLLGIFGAALATFLAFSIYNTSKIFLVFQKFKMHPFSRKTLIILLFTAVLTAGFYYWEFPFHPIINIILKSALVSIVYMGAALRFGFSSDVTGLVSGMYSKVTSSHKSGNP, from the coding sequence ATGGGAATAATAATAAACCAGTCTTTTAAAAATATGGTGACCACCTATTTCGGGTTTGGAATAGGAGCAGTGAATACCTTATTCCTGTTTACATATTTCCTGGAAAAAGAATACTATGGCCTTATAAGCTTCCTGCTTTCAGCAGCAAATTTGATATGGCCATTAATGGCCTTCGGGGTTCATAATACCCTTGTAAAATTCTATTCCTCCTATAAAACCAGGGAGACAAGAGATAAATTTTTAACGCTTATCCTGGTTTTGCCTTTAATGGTTTCCCTGTTGCTGGGGCTCCTGGGGTTCTTTAGTTATTCCCTGCTCCTGGATTATTTTTCAGGCGGTAATGAACTTGTACAGCCTTATGTTTGGCTAATTTTCGTGATCGCTGTGGCCACTGCATATTTTGAGGTGTTCTTTGCCTGGAGCAAAGTGAATTACCACAGTGTTTTCGGGAATTTTATGAAAGAGGTTTTTCACAGGATATGTATAACTGTATTATTGTTCCTGGTTTTTCTTGAGGTGCTCTCGGTAGAGTATTTTGTTTATGCGATGGCCGGGGTATTTTTATTAAGGGCAGGAGCTATGCAGATTTATGCTTTCTCACTTTATAAACCAAAATTCAATTTTTCGCTTCCATATAATATAGCCTCTATTCTCAAATATTCTGCTCTTATCCTTATCGCAGGATCTGTAGCTATGATACTTCTGGACCTTGATAAGGTGATGATCGAGCATTATTTACCAATTGGGGAGGTGGCGGTTTATGGAATCGCTGTTTACATCGCCACGGTCATTTCGGTTCCTCAAAAGGCCATGCACCAAATCACGCATCCCCTTACAGCGAATTTACTTAATGAAAAGGACAGAGAGGGGCTGGATGACCTCTATAAACGAAGTTCTCTTAGCCTGCTCGTGGTAAGCGCCCTTATCTTTATCCTTATTATCGTGAATCTAAATATGCTTTACGAACTCATCCCCGAAGAATATCAAATGAGCACAATGATCGTCCTGTTGATCTCTCTTGTGAAATTATATGATAATATGCTCGGGAATAATAACAGTATTCTTTTTAATTCAGATTATTACCGGCTGGTCCTGGTAGTTGGTGTATTCCTGGCGATTCTGGCATTTGTATTTAATCTTATCTTCATTCCTTTATTAGGAATTTTTGGAGCGGCCCTGGCTACTTTTCTTGCATTTTCAATATATAATACCTCCAAGATCTTCCTGGTTTTTCAAAAGTTCAAAATGCATCCTTTCTCACGAAAAACGTTGATCATCCTGTTATTTACTGCTGTGCTTACTGCAGGATTCTATTATTGGGAATTTCCCTTTCACCCCATTATTAATATCATTTTAAAGTCTGCACTTGTAAGTATAGTGTATATGGGAGCGGCTTTACGCTTTGGTTTCTCCAGTGATGTTACCGGCCTTGTTTCAGGAATGTATTCAAAAGTAACTTCTTCGCATAAAAGCGGAAATCCCTAA
- a CDS encoding glycosyltransferase family 4 protein: MRKVLIITYYWPPAGGPGVQRWLKFVKYLPDFGVEPVVYTPLNPHYPLQDTSLEQEVPNGVEVIKQKILEPYSVSKLFSRKQTTTISSGIIAEEDKQSLLQKMMLFIRGNLFIPDARVLWVKPSVSFLKDYLQKNNIETIITTGPPHSLHLIGLELQKKLKVKWIADFRDPWTNIGYHKKLKLTGRAARKHKELELEVLKSADQIVTTSFTTAEEFRQKTSRPVTVITNGFDDTGRNAVDQDKSFTISHIGSLLSGRNPLNLWQVLGELKEENENFKEDLKLQLTGVVSEEVIQGIKTAGLEKNLELKDYVTHNQALVLQQRARLLLLIEINSEVTRGIIPGKVFEYLAAGRPIIAVGPENWDVNRILGETGAGKVFGYTDGEILKEAILKVYRDYKQGEEGVITRDIMAYSRRNLSGKMASLIKVGWE; this comes from the coding sequence ATGAGAAAAGTCCTTATCATCACATATTACTGGCCTCCGGCCGGTGGTCCCGGCGTGCAACGCTGGCTTAAATTTGTGAAATATTTACCAGACTTTGGCGTGGAGCCTGTTGTCTACACTCCTTTAAACCCTCATTACCCGCTGCAGGATACCTCGTTGGAGCAGGAGGTGCCCAATGGGGTGGAAGTGATTAAACAAAAGATCCTGGAGCCTTATTCGGTTTCGAAATTGTTTTCCAGAAAACAAACTACCACCATAAGCTCAGGGATAATTGCTGAAGAGGATAAACAAAGCCTGCTGCAGAAAATGATGCTTTTTATTAGGGGCAATTTATTCATTCCCGATGCCCGGGTGCTATGGGTGAAACCATCTGTAAGCTTTCTGAAGGATTACCTTCAAAAGAATAATATAGAAACGATAATAACCACCGGTCCCCCGCATAGCCTGCACCTTATAGGCCTGGAACTTCAGAAGAAATTAAAAGTGAAATGGATTGCCGACTTCCGTGATCCCTGGACTAATATAGGCTATCATAAAAAACTGAAACTTACCGGCAGGGCAGCCAGAAAGCATAAGGAACTGGAACTGGAGGTGCTAAAAAGTGCCGATCAAATCGTAACGACCAGTTTTACCACTGCTGAAGAATTCAGGCAAAAAACTTCCCGACCGGTAACTGTGATCACCAATGGATTTGACGATACCGGGAGAAATGCGGTAGATCAGGATAAATCTTTTACCATCTCCCATATTGGCTCTTTACTTTCCGGGCGCAATCCTTTGAACCTTTGGCAAGTGCTGGGGGAGCTGAAGGAGGAAAATGAGAATTTTAAAGAAGACCTTAAACTGCAACTGACGGGAGTGGTAAGTGAAGAAGTGATTCAAGGAATTAAAACCGCAGGCCTGGAAAAAAATCTTGAATTGAAGGATTACGTAACCCATAACCAAGCCCTTGTCTTACAACAAAGGGCACGACTTCTCCTGCTTATAGAGATCAACAGCGAAGTGACACGGGGTATTATTCCTGGGAAGGTTTTTGAGTATTTGGCAGCCGGGAGGCCAATTATAGCCGTAGGCCCTGAAAATTGGGATGTCAATAGGATCCTCGGGGAGACAGGAGCCGGGAAGGTGTTTGGCTATACAGATGGTGAAATATTAAAAGAAGCAATTCTGAAAGTTTACAGAGATTATAAGCAAGGGGAAGAAGGGGTGATCACCAGAGATATAATGGCATATTCGCGCAGGAATCTTTCAGGAAAAATGGCATCATTAATAAAGGTGGGATGGGAATAA